A window of Magallana gigas chromosome 8, xbMagGiga1.1, whole genome shotgun sequence genomic DNA:
GGAACAATTTTtttcgggagggggggggggatgagtGGGAATGTTGTGAGGTTGAGGGGAGGGGGGCTATGTATAATATTTATCCACAAACGTAAATCTTAACAACCGCGGATTCAATGAAACTCTTAATTCATTATAACCATGGTTGTTAGCCAATGTTTCCTAATTTTTGAATGGcagaattttatattatattaattcaGGTCTTAAATCTGCAAACccaaaaattgtaatttttctttacttttaaagtATAATCACGCCAACAAATATCACAAAAGTCTGACATCAAAGACGTCATTCTTCGTCATCCCCAGACCCCCTGTATACAACTGACGCCCCTCTAAGTTCAAATCCTGGATCCGCACCTAAAGAAACAATACCCATTTTTCATCATgtaaattaatcatttaaacaaaaagaaaaaagatagtaaattaattaatcaaatttactaatatgatagaaataaaaagaaatagataCTGTAAATGCCAAAAATCTCTAAATTGGATGACATTTTACTTAAAAGTAGAATATGAATATGAACTTCATATAATAGTACAGTTTTGATGATTTCTTTATAATTTCTATGATCTCAAATGCACAGGTTGGCTCTACCGCTGTGGATTATAACAGTCATCCTGTTCTTCATTCTGCTCAAGTACGGGGCCTACTTTCTGATGCTGACCGGGGCTACCATGGTGGGTGCCAACATCGCCTGGGCCAGTCTAAGGAACGTCAACGAACTCATCATTCCGTTCAGCGCCGAACATAAACTCGAGTTCCATTTTGGACCGTGTTTTTATGTCAATCTTGTAACAGGTCTGGACATTATTCAGTAGatgaaacattatttaattgcaAATGCAGAAAATACATGCACTATGAATACATGGATACGTCAGTACATTTGTACATAATATTACAAATGTGTTCAGAAATAAGTTTTAAACCCTATATTTATCCATTTGCCAAATTTGTCATCAGTGCAGTCCGTCCAGTTTGGTGAAGTATGAATCGACTTACAAATTTATGTATGTAAGACAACTggataaaatagataaatatatatttatcaatataaataagtgaaaaaaattaatataaatatttttcaatttcgaGACATTTTTCATTCCTCCGTCAAAATGTCGGTGGACGGACACACGGCTGAATCTCTTACCCACGCATGATGACAATCAAAAACTGAAACTGTTGAGGACTATTTGCAGGAATATTGTGTTTCTGTTTTGTAAGAGGATCATTAATTTTGCAGGAATACTGTGCGTCGTCTTGGGTGCTGTGATCTTGGTCCTAGATCTACGCTATCCCGAGGCGGTCACATCCTTCTTCGGGGTGGATCCTCTACAAGCCGAAACTTTCATAGAAGGTAAACGTCAAATATTAATTATCGGGAAAGAATCTTTTGAAGAAAGCAATTTACAGTTTACTTTTACATCATATTCTGTTTGATTATCGcttacaatttttaatattcGATTGAAAAGctaaatttagataaaaaatatgtataaatgaaaaagttcaaaatttaaaactttgatttatcAAACTGGTTAGAcctgtattctttttttctgttcataGAGTGGCTTtctgaaaatgaatttaaattttatctaaTACTGTATTGGCGATCTGaagcaaaattattttgctatatatataaataaaattttacggGTAAATtattttgctatatatattaaataaaattttacggGTAACTTTTTCCTCAGGGGAATCTTTTTTACCTGAAAAGGAGAACAAGAAAGACGGCGACTATGAATTGAAACGCATGGAAAACGGAGAGGCGCACGGAGAGCCATCTTCCGCCATGATGGAAGacgatgacgatgatgatgagATTTATGAACCTCCGGTACGCTCATTGGCTAGCTAGGAAAAACATTGACTGTGGTCACAAAGTCTCTTGTAACTCACTTTTTCAGAACGATTTAATAACAGTAAATATAACGGTTCAATTTATATCTCTTCCAAATAGGTATTTCATCCAGAGCCGCCAAAGGAGACTCATTCTATGAAGCGCAAGTCACGTGGTCTGACGCAACGTCTGCAGAGGCCCAGGCGCCGTGCAGCCCCGCCAGTACCGGACCAAGTGGATGAAATGGACGATCTCTATGACAACACAaggtataaaatttaaattattaaaccaTATCTTATTGAATAGTATAGCATTGTTTAtcagatttttcttaaatacaaaatatctacattgtacatgcaagcaagtagtttataataatgatagtgaggggagggggggggggggtaaaatcTATTTGGCTTTCTTTgggatacatgtattgaatttatcataaaaattagggaaacttaaaactaaaaaaaaattaggcaAATTATCGTTAATGTACATCAGCACGCAAGATTAAAAACAGCCAGTTTGATTCTCgcataatgttttaaatcaattcgttcagtccgtgatttttctaagGATGCTGATCatgaaggtttcgaccaatcgataaactaaTCAGAAATGATTAGATACATGTTGATATGGTAGAtatcagtcctgtcagtttttaTATCGCTGTGAATTACAATCGGTTTGCTCAAGAAATATAGGGAAAATAACAgtgaatgaaaatatatgtataatgtatGCATGTACGCCAAGGTTTGGATGGAATGCGAGAAATAAGGAAGCTCCGAGTCATGATTAACTTAAAATGAGCTTCACATCGTTTTATTTCAGGAGTGATACGGTGCAGTTTGGCAGGAACTATAACCCATAGTGAGAACAGGATATCAACACACGGGGGACAACGTGGAAAAATTCGGAAGGATGATTCGGCATAATTGTACTGAGAGTTACTAAggaggatgtacatgtatatgatgcgTTATTTCAATCCATCGCGTGACATGACAAGAGTGAACATTGAAATGATGGAACATTAATTTAGTAACAGGATATCTTATAAATTGCAATGTAAATTATGAAAACCTTGCata
This region includes:
- the LOC117690541 gene encoding dual oxidase maturation factor 1; its protein translation is MASPGLFDAFRSNGAPTYYESNKTPFMADILESGLIYAFVILAFSFFIILPGIRGKERIFTLIRVTVTLYIGGVIMLCNYGFWEESSSTGVRTKYKAGSAGEITADIEVLMSLRGINVTLKAEGEDRGPFNETINYNEHFDWRWAQGRLGFGIFAGRFNQEFRAAQFRGTPLPIIWIAEYFTFDGEGIRWGRHYRQAGWYAHIMMWLALPLWIITVILFFILLKYGAYFLMLTGATMVGANIAWASLRNVNELIIPFSAEHKLEFHFGPCFYVNLVTGILCVVLGAVILVLDLRYPEAVTSFFGVDPLQAETFIEGESFLPEKENKKDGDYELKRMENGEAHGEPSSAMMEDDDDDDEIYEPPVFHPEPPKETHSMKRKSRGLTQRLQRPRRRAAPPVPDQVDEMDDLYDNTRSDTVQFGRNYNP